In Lentisphaerota bacterium, the DNA window CGTTCCCGAAGTCTGCAGCGGCAACAACTACCTCAACTTCCCGGCCACCTCGACCAATCAGACGATGCTCGTCTCCTTCCGCAATGACGAATGGGTGGAATCCAATTTCCGCGCGGCCGACGTGCGCCAAAGCAACACCGTCTACACCGCCTTCGGCGCCAAGCTCGACAACTCGGTGGTCCTGGAGGGCGTCGGCGACACGTGGACCGTCGGCAACCACACCGATGATGTGACCGGATATTGGGAAGACATGCGCTCGGCCAACGGCATCCTGGTGCGGGTGCCGCTGGAGGGGGTCGAGTTCGGCGGAACGAATGTCGGCACCCTCGTCCGCTCCGGCTCGCTCTATCGCGTTCCCGGAGCCGCCGCCGCCGCGGCAGCCGGACGCTCGATCAGCACCCGCTGCCTGGAAATGGCCATCTACTACGATACGACGTTCGGCACCAACGCCGTGATCGCCGAAGTGGACAGCGATGGACAGATCGTGCCCGGCACGCAGGGGACGATCTTCCTGAGCCGCACGCATGCCGGAAATACGTCGGGGAGCGGCTACATGGTCTATGGGTGGTACGTCGGCGGTGCGACCTACCCGATCTCCACCGCGAAACGCTATGTCGTGAGCTTCTGGTTGAAGCCGACCGCCTCCGACCCGTGGTGCGCCAACTGGGCCCACCCCTCTTACAAGAGCCTGCCCCCGACCCGCATCCGCACGCTGACGACCAACGACCTGCCGAACGCGCAGAATCTGCTGGCTGCTTCGTGGTCCAACGGGACCTACACGACGCGCGCCAAGGTCGTGGGCCTCATGCGGCTGGTCACGTCGTTCGCGCCCGCCGGCGAATTCTGCTCGCAGGTCTATGACACGGGTTTCGCCAACCCCGCTTATACCAACGTGACGTGGTCCAACGCGGTCGTCAACACCGCCTACACGACCGTCGCCACGACCAACGCCGCCCTCGCCCTCTGGCTCCGGTCGGGCGCGTCCCCGAATCTGACCAACGTGGCCTGGACGGCCGTCGCCAGGGACACGGCGCCCGCGCTCGCCACGAGCGGGCGCTATGTCCAGTTCCGGGCGACGCTGGCCAGCGACGCCCTCTCCTCGCTCTCACCCATCCTGCACCACGTGCGCCTGCGCTGGGACGCGCCGCCCGCGCTGGTCAACCTGAGCGGCGTGCTGTACAAGGGGCCCGACCGCGGCGCGTTCGAACTCCTGGTTGACGGCCAGCCGCTGGTGCGGTCGGTCCGCGTGGAGCTGACCCTGTTCCGGGATATTCCAACGATCAATTACAAATCCGAGCGGCTGACTTCGTCCATGGTGGCCGAGGTCGAACCCCGCAACACGGGACGTTAGTTGCAGGCGCGCGACGCGATTCAGGGAAAGGGGGATGCCATGAGAAAACAAAAACAGGGCCGGCAGGGCTTCGCCATGATCGTGGCCCTTTCATTCCTGGCGCTGATGGTGCTGGTGGCCACCGGGGTGCTCGCCTTCGGCCAGCAGCAGATGCACGCGGCCCGCCGGACGCGCGATTACCTCAAGGCCAAGGTGATCGCCGAGACGGGGCTGAACATCGCCTTCAACGACATTCGCGGGGATGTGGATCTCGTGACGGGGTACAACGGAGCCCCGATGGCGTTCGGCGACGGAACCTATGCGGTGACCATCACGAATGTCAGCACCTCCGCCGATGGCCGGACCCGCCTGCTGCGGCTCACCAGCGTCGGCCGGTGCGGCATCGCCGATGCGCGGGCGTCCCTGGCGGTGCGCCACATCCACAATACGAACACCTCGGGCAATCCCGATCTCGACAAGGTCCTGGTCAACGCCCTGACCAGTCAGAAGCAGATCGTGCTGAACGGCAACCCGACCGTCGTCGGCGACATCGC includes these proteins:
- a CDS encoding prepilin-type N-terminal cleavage/methylation domain-containing protein, whose amino-acid sequence is MWQHRSRAGFSIAEFIVTITILLIVMTMAAVGYLHFIHAERRGSEVAQLDMDVRKAIEILREGLRLTTIDQVVFYPPNTPPHRAISYPAVVDWDRNGLVDLEPGGTNVLWGQTVVYHIWQQSPYQLLRTTFQPRNKTLSNEQRAEQLRRVVEQPDHGADYELEPYQGTTRIFSNFFEWNLSSKSTAFDGYSPAEERVPTPFGSYVLAPGTHTLSFRTTDKNSLNTTASYRVALDTLRPAFSGGEIEAEALTVSSATPAATVVTTVPEVCSGNNYLNFPATSTNQTMLVSFRNDEWVESNFRAADVRQSNTVYTAFGAKLDNSVVLEGVGDTWTVGNHTDDVTGYWEDMRSANGILVRVPLEGVEFGGTNVGTLVRSGSLYRVPGAAAAAAAGRSISTRCLEMAIYYDTTFGTNAVIAEVDSDGQIVPGTQGTIFLSRTHAGNTSGSGYMVYGWYVGGATYPISTAKRYVVSFWLKPTASDPWCANWAHPSYKSLPPTRIRTLTTNDLPNAQNLLAASWSNGTYTTRAKVVGLMRLVTSFAPAGEFCSQVYDTGFANPAYTNVTWSNAVVNTAYTTVATTNAALALWLRSGASPNLTNVAWTAVARDTAPALATSGRYVQFRATLASDALSSLSPILHHVRLRWDAPPALVNLSGVLYKGPDRGAFELLVDGQPLVRSVRVELTLFRDIPTINYKSERLTSSMVAEVEPRNTGR